The region TGAACTTTGGTATGCTGTTTTGTGCCGCAAGCGACTCGTTTGACCAACCCGCTACTGAAATTACTTTTGAAGACAAGCCGGGATTTGTCCCGCCCGACAGTATTGATCGCGTGCGGCTGTCCGCCAGCACAGATCGATTGGCCGACGAGTTTGAGCTGGTAAAAAATTCGCCGCTTCAAGCGGTTAAAAATAACGATATCAATGAACTGAGAAGAATTTTGCAAGAACCCAACATGGTTGATCTTGAGGACCGTGAAGAAGTACTGGGCAGGACGGCGTTGCACATTGCTAGCCAGTTTTGCTTGATAGAAATAGTTGAGCTTTTGCTCAATGCTGGGGCTTTAGTAAATATTCAAGACAAGAGTGGCAAT is a window of Candidatus Babeliales bacterium DNA encoding:
- a CDS encoding ankyrin repeat domain-containing protein codes for the protein MKKLMLVLNVFVLLNFGMLFCAASDSFDQPATEITFEDKPGFVPPDSIDRVRLSASTDRLADEFELVKNSPLQAVKNNDINELRRILQEPNMVDLEDREEVLGRTALHIASQFCLIEIVELLLNAGALVNIQDKSGNTPLHYAAGWGFVEIVALLVEKGKACQDIINLKRETPVMIAFRNGRYPQLSKYLKIYEHCF